A single window of Anopheles moucheti chromosome 2, idAnoMoucSN_F20_07, whole genome shotgun sequence DNA harbors:
- the LOC128309865 gene encoding astacin-like produces the protein MVRSTTVFVSLFLLMSPKETEKQNLDWRDCTPYRRQYGTVMEHVLPKDYRWSNATIPYIYDGVFDEIELSSIAGAMELLAAQSCLRFRQRTSENHYLIVSNRLGTGCWADTGRQPRGQTYMNLPKQCTSHPGTVLHELMHVIGFLHQHTRPDRDHYLCVLYDNLMPHPVAQYNYEIVRPWTELAFPLPYDFESIMHYTPEMYSVAPGRLPTMLPRHPWNSIALGQRDRLTDYDVLGIQFLYCL, from the exons ATGGTTCGTAGTACGACGGTATTTGTAAGTCTCTTTCTGCTTATGTCGCCAAAAGAAACAG AAAAACAGAATTTAGATTGGCGAGATTGCACGCCTTACAGACGGCAATATGGTACTGTTATGGAACACGTTCTTCCCAAGGACTACCGATGGTCTAATGCTACGATACCGTACATATATGATGGAGTTTTCG ATGAAATTGAACTATCAAGCATAGCCGGCGCAATGGAGCTATTGGCCGCACAGTCTTGCTTACGATTTAGACAGCGAACCTCAGAAAATCACTACCTCATCGTATCTAACCGGCTGGGAACAGGATGTTGGGCAGATACAGGCCGCCAGCCACGAGGACAAACG taCATGAACCTCCCAAAACAGTGCACTTCACACCCTGGAACGGTACTGCACGAGCTGATGCACGTGATTGGCTTTCTGCATCAACATACACGACCCGATCGCGATCATTACCTGTGCGTGTTGTACGACAACTTGATGCCGCATCCCGTTGCTCAATACAACTACGAAATCGTTCGACCTTGGACGGAGCTTGCATTCCCGTTGCCTTACGACTTTGAAAGCATTATGCATTATACTCCGGAGATGTATAGTGTCGCACCGGGCCGATTGCCTACCATGCTCCCGAGGCATCCCTGGAATAGCATCGCCCTGGGCCAAAGAGATCGACTTACCGACTATGACGTGCTAGGCATACAGTTCCTTTATTGCCTGTAG
- the LOC128298585 gene encoding hatching enzyme 1.2-like, producing MQTLFGSWVSRLAWLTVLNTLYATSELIPIDLSIFGSTLYRVIDTSVDSLVRNHDPMSEREPWELGNLVGGDMRLPRPRFQNALAGPPDAAYRWPNATVVYSIDGSFSSTELEFINGAMREFERHTCVRFRRRRAGQDVAYVSIDNSDAGCWSDVGRGVERTVLNLQSGCATSLTTPVHEMMHTLGFYHEHNRHDRDRYVTILYENMLPDKALQSNFDLVNPANTTTFNVPYDLGSIMHYRRDAFSKQPNTLDTMRAKVPWDGELGQRNSLSWYDALLINIMYCGVQVPKEPLPIPSRWIPAKAHGRKDRFRYRRVMRGNGNY from the exons ATGCAAACATTATTTGGGAGCTGGGTATCGAGGTTAGCGTGGTTGACTGTGTTAAACACACTGTACGCTACCTCCGAGTTGATTCCGATCGATCTTTCCATTTTCGGCAGCACTCTGTACCGTGTGATCGATACATCCGTAG ACTCACTCGTGCGAAACCATGATCCAATGTCGGAACGAGAACCATGGGAGCTTGGGAATCTTGTCGGTGGTGATATGAGGCTTCCAAGGCCACGCTTTCAGAATGCTCTTGCGGGACCACCGGATGCGGCTTATCGTTGGCCAAATGCAACCGTTGTCTATTCGATTGACGGGAGCTTCA GTTCAACAGAGCTGGAGTTCATAAATGGAGCCATGCGGGAATTCGAACGACACACCTGCGTACGGTTTCGTAGACGCCGTGCTGGACAGGACGTTGCCTACGTTTCGATTGACAATTCCGACGCTGGGTGTTGGAGTGATGTGGGTCGAGGTGTTGAACGGACCGTACTAAACCTGCAATCAGGCTGTGCCACTTCACTCACAACGCCAGTACACGAGATGATGCACACACTCGGCTTCTATCACGAACATAACCGACACGATCGAGACCGTTACGTTACCATCCTGTACGAGAACATGTTACCTGACAAAG CTTTACAGAGTAACTTCGATCTGGTTAATCCAGCAAATACGACCACTTTCAACGTACCTTACGATCTTGGCAGCATCATGCACTATCGGAGGGAtgcattttcaaaacaaccgAACACACTGGACACGATGCGTGCCAAGGTTCCTTGGGATGGTGAGCTAGGGCAAAGGAACTCCCTATCCTGGTATGACGCTTTGCTAATCAACATCATGTATTGCGGTGTGCAGGTACCAAAAGAACCATTGCCGATTCCGTCACGCTGGATTCCAGCGAAGGCCCACGGACGTAAGGATCGGTTCCGGTATCGACGTGTAATGCGGGGCAATGGGAATTACTAA